One Brassica napus cultivar Da-Ae chromosome A1, Da-Ae, whole genome shotgun sequence genomic region harbors:
- the LOC106367486 gene encoding NADH dehydrogenase [ubiquinone] 1 alpha subcomplex subunit 6, which translates to MAAPFTLRKIGVPPNSANLTEARRRVFDFFRAACRSIPTIMDIYNLQDVVAPSQLRFAISAQIRNNAHVTDPKVIDLLLFKGMEELTDIVDHAKQRHHIIGQYVVGEGLVQNTGSKDQGKSDFLKNFYTSNYF; encoded by the exons ATGGCGGCACCATTCACGTTGAGGAAGATCGGAGTTCCGCCGAACTCAGCGAACCTGACGGAAGCTCGCCGCCGCGTGTTCGATTTCTTCAGAGCTGCGTGTAGATCCATCCCCACCATCATGGACATTTACAATCTCCAAGACGTCGTCGCGCCTTCTCAGCTCCGCTTCGCAATCTCTGCTCAGATTCGGAACAACGCTCACGTCACCGACCCTAAG GTGATTGATCTTCTTCTATTCAAGGGAATGGAAGAGCTGACTGACATAGTTGATCACGCAAAGCAGCGTCACCACATCATCGGTCAGTACGTGGTTGGTGAAGGGCTCGTGCAGAATACTGGAAGCAAGGATCAAGGAAAGTCTGATTTTCTCAAGAATTTCTACACCAGCAACTACTTTTGA
- the LOC106351867 gene encoding transcription factor TGA6 isoform X2 codes for MLAVASDSSGSKDKLDQKTLRRLAQNREAARKSRLRKKAYVQQLENSRLKLTQLEQELQRARQQGVFISSSGDQAHSTGGNGALAFDAEHSRWLEEKNRQMNELRSALNAHAGDAELLIIVDGVMTHYEELFRIKSNAAKNDVFHLLSGMWKTPAERCFLWLGGFRSSELLKLLANQLEPMTERQVMGLNSLQQTSQQAEDALSQGMESLQQSLADTLSSGTLGSSSSDNVASYMGQMAMAMGQLGTLEGFIRQADNLRLQTLQQMIRVLTTRQSARALLAIHDYTSRLRALSSLWLARPRE; via the exons ATGCTTGCGGTTGCTTCTGATTCCAGTGGATCAAAGGATAAGTTAGATCAGAAG ACTCTGCGTAGGCTTGCTCAAAATCGAGAGGCAGCAAGGAAAAGCAGACTGAGGAAGAAG GCTTATGTTCAGCAGCTGGAGAACAGCCGATTGAAGTTGACTCAACTTGAACAGGAGCTGCAACGAGCAAGGCAACAG GGGGTTTTCATCTCAAGCTCAGGAGACCAAGCCCATTCTACTGGTGGAAATg GGGCTTTGGCATTTGACGCGGAACATTCACGATGGCTTGAAGAAAAGAACAGGCAAATGAACGAGCTGAGATCTGCTCTGAACGCTCACGCAGGCGATGCTGAGCTCCTGATAATTGTGGACGGAGTGATGACTCACTACGAGGAGCTTTTCAGGATCAAGAGCAACGCAGCCAAGAATGATGTCTTCCACTTACTCTCCGGAATGTGGAAAACACCAGCCGAGAGATGTTTCTTGTGGCTTGGCGGGTTCCGTTCATCCGAACTTCTCAAG CTTCTTGCGAATCAGCTGGAGCCAATGACGGAACGACAGGTGATGGGCTTAAATAGCTTGCAGCAGACGTCCCAGCAGGCTGAAGATGCGTTGTCTCAAGGGATGGAGAGTTTACAGCAGTCGTTAGCTGATACTTTATCTAGTGGAACTCTTGGTTCAAGTTCATCTGATAATGTTGCGAGCTATATGGGTCAGATGGCAATGGCGATGGGGCAGTTAGGTACATTGGAAGGATTCATCCGACAGGCTGATAACTTGAGGCTGCAGACTCTGCAACAGATGATTAGAGTGTTGACAACGCGTCAGTCAGCTCGTGCTCTTCTTGCTATACATGATTATACGTCTCGACTACGTGCTCTTAGCTCCTTGTGGCTTGCCCGGCCAAGAGAGTGA
- the LOC106351867 gene encoding transcription factor TGA6 isoform X1, giving the protein MSQLMADTSSRTDVSTDGDTDPRDLGSDRGQTMLAVASDSSGSKDKLDQKTLRRLAQNREAARKSRLRKKAYVQQLENSRLKLTQLEQELQRARQQGVFISSSGDQAHSTGGNGALAFDAEHSRWLEEKNRQMNELRSALNAHAGDAELLIIVDGVMTHYEELFRIKSNAAKNDVFHLLSGMWKTPAERCFLWLGGFRSSELLKLLANQLEPMTERQVMGLNSLQQTSQQAEDALSQGMESLQQSLADTLSSGTLGSSSSDNVASYMGQMAMAMGQLGTLEGFIRQADNLRLQTLQQMIRVLTTRQSARALLAIHDYTSRLRALSSLWLARPRE; this is encoded by the exons ATGTCTCAACTGATGGCTGATACAAGTTCAAGGACTGATGTCTCAACTGATGGCGACACAGATCCTAGAGATCTGGGG TCTGATAGAGGGCAAACGATGCTTGCGGTTGCTTCTGATTCCAGTGGATCAAAGGATAAGTTAGATCAGAAG ACTCTGCGTAGGCTTGCTCAAAATCGAGAGGCAGCAAGGAAAAGCAGACTGAGGAAGAAG GCTTATGTTCAGCAGCTGGAGAACAGCCGATTGAAGTTGACTCAACTTGAACAGGAGCTGCAACGAGCAAGGCAACAG GGGGTTTTCATCTCAAGCTCAGGAGACCAAGCCCATTCTACTGGTGGAAATg GGGCTTTGGCATTTGACGCGGAACATTCACGATGGCTTGAAGAAAAGAACAGGCAAATGAACGAGCTGAGATCTGCTCTGAACGCTCACGCAGGCGATGCTGAGCTCCTGATAATTGTGGACGGAGTGATGACTCACTACGAGGAGCTTTTCAGGATCAAGAGCAACGCAGCCAAGAATGATGTCTTCCACTTACTCTCCGGAATGTGGAAAACACCAGCCGAGAGATGTTTCTTGTGGCTTGGCGGGTTCCGTTCATCCGAACTTCTCAAG CTTCTTGCGAATCAGCTGGAGCCAATGACGGAACGACAGGTGATGGGCTTAAATAGCTTGCAGCAGACGTCCCAGCAGGCTGAAGATGCGTTGTCTCAAGGGATGGAGAGTTTACAGCAGTCGTTAGCTGATACTTTATCTAGTGGAACTCTTGGTTCAAGTTCATCTGATAATGTTGCGAGCTATATGGGTCAGATGGCAATGGCGATGGGGCAGTTAGGTACATTGGAAGGATTCATCCGACAGGCTGATAACTTGAGGCTGCAGACTCTGCAACAGATGATTAGAGTGTTGACAACGCGTCAGTCAGCTCGTGCTCTTCTTGCTATACATGATTATACGTCTCGACTACGTGCTCTTAGCTCCTTGTGGCTTGCCCGGCCAAGAGAGTGA